In Vicia villosa cultivar HV-30 ecotype Madison, WI unplaced genomic scaffold, Vvil1.0 ctg.000030F_1_1, whole genome shotgun sequence, the following proteins share a genomic window:
- the LOC131622445 gene encoding pentatricopeptide repeat-containing protein At1g51965, mitochondrial-like — MKPFHFTSLRHFATKYTAKITSTSPTGRSLAAEVTPPPPLPSDTRGYSLPRHDLVCKATQILLSTTNPHPTKQTPLHDPFSDLSEYLQSLSISLTPLEASEILKSLKNPSLALKFFHFCPSLSPNFRHDSFTYNRMFLILSLSSSPLRFEQTESLLDDMERRGLRGSISTVNILIGFFGDLERCVGLVKKWELRLNAYTYKCLLQAYLRLRDSDKAFRVYLDMLRHGYHLDIFAYNMLLDALAKDNKVDQAYKVFEDMKRRHCEPDTITYTIMIRMTGKSGKTNEALALFQVMLEKGLTPNLIAYNTMIEALAKGRMADKAVLLFSKMVENDCQPNEFTYSVLLNVLVAEGQLHKLDYIVEISKKYMNKQIYAYFVRTLSKLGHSSEAHRLFCNMWNFHDKGDKDAYMSMLESLCSSGKMTEAIDLLNRFHEKCITSDTIMYNTVFTALGKLKQVAHIHDLYEKMKRDGPPPDIFTYNILISSYGRAGRVDSAIKIFEELEYSNCDPDVISYNSLINCLGKNGDVDEAHMRFKEMQEKGLNPDVVTYSTLIECFGKTDKVEMACSLFEEMIAEECSPNLVTYNILLDCLERSGRTAEAVDLYAKLKQQGLTPDSITYAVLERLQSGRHGKLRVRRQNPITGWVVSPL, encoded by the exons ATGAAACCATTCCACTTCACTTCCCTCCGCCACTTCGCCACCAAATACACCGCCAAAATCACCTCCACCTCCCCCACCGGCCGTTCCCTAGCCGCCGAAGTAACCCCACCGCCACCCCTCCCCTCCGACACCCGCGGCTACTCCCTCCCCCGCCATGACCTCGTCTGCAAAGCCACCCAAATCCTCCTCTCCACCACAAACCCCCATCCCACCAAACAAACCCCCCTCCACGACCCCTTCTCCGACCTCTCCGAATATCTCCAATCTCTCTCCATCTCCCTAACCCCTCTAGAAGCTTCCGAAATTCTCAAATCCCTCAAAAACCCTTCCCTCGCTCTCAAATTCTTCCACTTTTGCCCCTCCCTTTCCCCCAACTTCCGTCATGACTCCTTCACTTATAACCGAATGTTCCTCATTCTCTCCCTCTCGTCTTCACCGCTTCGATTCGAGCAGACCGAATCGCTTCTCGATGATATGGAGCGGCGCGGCTTGCGTGGCTCCATCTCCACCGTTAATATTCTGATTGGATTTTTTGGTGATTTGGAACGTTGTGTTGGGTTGGTTAAGAAATGGGAGCTTAGGCTTAATGCTTATACTTATAAGTGTTTGCTTCAAGCTTATTTAAGGTTAAGGGATTCTGATAAGGCGTTTCGTGTTTATTTGGATATGTTGAGACATGGTTATCACTTGGATATTTTTGCCTATAACATGCTTTTGGATGCTTTGGCTAAGGACAATAAG GTGGATCAAGCATATAAAGTTTTTGAGGACATGAAGCGAAGGCATTGTGAGCCTGATACGATCACGTACACCATTATGATCAGAATGACTGGGAAATCCGGCAAAACAAACGAGGCGCTAGCACTCTTTCAGGTGATGTTAGAAAAGGGATTAACTCCAAATTTGATTGCTTATAATACTATGATTGAGGCACTTGCCAAGGGGCGTATGGCAGACAAGGCTGTCCTTCTATtctcaaaaatggtggagaatGATTGTCAGCCTAATGAATTTACGTACAGTGTGCTTTTGAATGTTTTGGTTGCTGAAGGACAGCTTCATAAGCTTGACTATATTGTGGagatatcaaaaaaatatatgaataagCAGATATATGCTTATTTTGTAAGGACATTAAGCAAATTGGGTCATTCCTCTGAAGCACATAGGCTATTTTGCAACATGTGGAACTTCCATGACAAGGGTGATAAAGATGCTTACATGTCCATGCTGGAGAGTTTGTGCAGTAGTGGTAAAATGACAGAAGCAATAGATCTTCTTAATAGATTTCACGAAAAGTGTATAACCAGTGATACTATCATGTATAATACAGTATTCACAGCTCTTGGCAAGTTGAAACAAGTAGCGCATATCCATGACCTTTATGAAAAGATGAAACGGGACGGCCCTCCACCGGACATATTTACATACAATATTCTGATTTCCAGCTACGGGAGAGCTGGAAGAGTTGACAGTGCTATTAAAATTTTCGAAGAGCTAGAGTATAGTAATTGTGATCCCGATGTCATTTCCTATAACAGTTTGATCAACTGCCTCGGAAAGAATGGAGATGTTGATGAAGCTCACATGAGATTCAAAGAGATGCAAGAGAAAGGATTAAACCCTGATGTTGTAACTTATAGTACACTTATTGAGTGCTTTGGCAAGACTGATAAAGTTGAGATGGCGTGTAGCTTGTTCGAAGAAATGATTGCTGAAGAATGCTCTCCTAACTTAGTAACGTATAATATTTTACTTGATTGTCTTGAAAGGTCTGGACGAACTGCCGAGGCAGTGGACCTTTATGCAAAACTTAAGCAACAAGGGCTGACACCAGATTCAATAACATATGCAGTGCTTGAGCGATTGCAAAGTGGAAGACACGGGAAGTTGAGAGTTCGCAGACAGAATCCAATTACAGGATGGGTTGTTAGCcctttgtga
- the LOC131622446 gene encoding accelerated cell death 11-like isoform X2: MEDNLQHGRQRKVPKALGIFLRCFSATARKEQEQLVHDHVDNNTEEIIRRRSRVASTTAVDEKPLGKIADAFKELADIVISENVVEVAAFSRACAFVAPLFGSIGFHFKFIEMDYLTKVNDIAEASKSFKTLQSMVDHDVQTNSVRIQGSHSRNLLKIKRGLEFLKVLFEQVLLTEGNSMRDAVSKAYTQIFNSYHGWALRKAVSVRLNYIPTKQQLYRKLGEDESAAKVLMETYISASPPLIQYIEKIFLERELGIDW, encoded by the exons ATGGAAGATAATTTACAACATGGACGTCAGAGAAAAGTGCCCAAAGCACTTGGTATTTTTCTGAGGTGCTTTTCTGCCACTGCTAGAAAAGAGCAGGAGCAATTGGTACATGATCATGTTGACAACAACACAGAAGAGATCATAAGAAGAAGAAGCAGAGTGGCTTCCACAACAGCCGTCGATGAAAAACCTCTTGGCAAAATTGCAGATGCGTTCAAAGAGCTCGCAGACATTGTCATCTCCGAAAATGTGGTTGAGGTTGCTGCTTTTTCCCGGGCGTGTGCTTTTGTGGCTCCCCTTTTTGGCAGCATTGGCTTTCACTTCAAGTTCATTGAGATGGATTACCTCACCAAG GTCAATGACATAGCAGAGGCATCAAAGTCTTTCAAGACATTACAATCTATGGTTGATCATGATGTACAAACTAATTCTGTGAGAATACAAGGAAGCCATTCCAGAAATCTTTTGAAGATAAAACGGGGACTTGAATTTCTCAAGGTGCTATTTGAACAAGTTCTACTCACAGA GGGAAATTCTATGAGAGATGCGGTTTCTAAGGCTTACACGCAAATATTTAATTCATATCATGGCTGGGCTCTCAGAAAAGCCGTTTCTGTAAGATTAAATTACATTCCTACGAAGCAGCAGCTATATAGGAAACTCGGTGAAGATG AGTCTGCGGCAAAGGTCTTGATGGAAACTTATATATCAGCATCCCCGCCTCTAATCCAAtatattgagaagatctttcTCGAAAGAGAATTGGGTATAGATTGGTGA
- the LOC131622446 gene encoding accelerated cell death 11-like isoform X1: MEDNLQHGRQRKVPKALGIFLRCFSATARKEQEQLVHDHVDNNTEEIIRRRSRVASTTAVDEKPLGKIADAFKELADIVISENVVEVAAFSRACAFVAPLFGSIGFHFKFIEMDYLTKVNDIAEASKSFKTLQSMVDHDVQTNSVRIQGSHSRNLLKIKRGLEFLKVLFEQVLLTEGNSMRDAVSKAYTQIFNSYHGWALRKAVSVRLNYIPTKQQLYRKLGEDGKYSIIFATISLYMYLRLTTLTIVVMMLTIFLLFFNVLH; the protein is encoded by the exons ATGGAAGATAATTTACAACATGGACGTCAGAGAAAAGTGCCCAAAGCACTTGGTATTTTTCTGAGGTGCTTTTCTGCCACTGCTAGAAAAGAGCAGGAGCAATTGGTACATGATCATGTTGACAACAACACAGAAGAGATCATAAGAAGAAGAAGCAGAGTGGCTTCCACAACAGCCGTCGATGAAAAACCTCTTGGCAAAATTGCAGATGCGTTCAAAGAGCTCGCAGACATTGTCATCTCCGAAAATGTGGTTGAGGTTGCTGCTTTTTCCCGGGCGTGTGCTTTTGTGGCTCCCCTTTTTGGCAGCATTGGCTTTCACTTCAAGTTCATTGAGATGGATTACCTCACCAAG GTCAATGACATAGCAGAGGCATCAAAGTCTTTCAAGACATTACAATCTATGGTTGATCATGATGTACAAACTAATTCTGTGAGAATACAAGGAAGCCATTCCAGAAATCTTTTGAAGATAAAACGGGGACTTGAATTTCTCAAGGTGCTATTTGAACAAGTTCTACTCACAGA GGGAAATTCTATGAGAGATGCGGTTTCTAAGGCTTACACGCAAATATTTAATTCATATCATGGCTGGGCTCTCAGAAAAGCCGTTTCTGTAAGATTAAATTACATTCCTACGAAGCAGCAGCTATATAGGAAACTCGGTGAAGATGGTAAGTATAGCATAATATTTGCTACAATCAGTTTATATATGTATTTAAGGCTTACAACTTTAACTATTGTAGTTATGATGTTAACAATATTTTTGTTATTCTTCAATGTGTTACACTAG
- the LOC131622447 gene encoding histidinol dehydrogenase, chloroplastic-like, protein MNSALTPWNRCFIPPTTNKPFSFSLTNTNFRTRCSISMANTIKTYHLSNLTHTELNSLKSRPRIDFTSIFNVVNPIVDDVHNQGDAAVKQYTSRFDKVDLDKIVELVSDLPDPVLDPSIKEAFDVAYSNIYAFHAAQKSPEKSVENMKGVQCKRVARSINSVGLYVPGGTAVLPSTALMLAVPAQIAGCKTIVLANPPTQDGSTCKEVLYCAKKAGVTHILKAGGAQAISAMAWGTETCPKVEKIFGPGNQYVTAAKMILQNSEAMVSIDMPAGPSEVLVIADKHAIPSHVAADLLSQAEHGPDSQVVLVIAGDGVDQNAIQEELNKQCQSLPRGEFAAKALSHSFIVHARDMLEAITFSNMYAPEHLIINVKDAEKWESFIENAGSVFLGPWTPESVGDYASGTNHVLPTYGYARMYSGVSLDSFLKYITVQSLTEEGLRKLGPYVETMAEVEGLEAHKRAVTLRLQDIEARQVSR, encoded by the exons ATGAATTCTGCGCTTACACCTTGGAACCGCTGCTTCATTCCTCCAACCACCAACAAACCCTTCTCCTTCTCTCTCACCAATACCAATTTCCGCACACGCTGTTCAATCTCCATGGCCAACACCATCAAAACCTACCACTTATCAAACCTCACCCACACGGAGCTTAACTCCCTTAAATCTCGCCCTCGAATCGATTTCACTTCCATTTTCAACGTT GTTAATCCCATTGTTGATGATGTTCACAATCAAGGAGATGCTGCTGTTAAACA ataTACTTCTAGGTTTGACAAAGTTGATCTAGATAAGATTGTTGAACTTGTCTCTGACCTACCAGACCCAGTG CTTGATCCATCTATTAAGGAAGCTTTTGATGTCGCCTACAGCAATATTTATGCATTTCATGCTGCTCAGAAGTCACCTGAGAAAAGTGTTGAGAACATGAAA GGAGTCCAATGCAAGAGAGTTGCAAGAAGTATTAATTCCGTGGGTCTTTATGTTCCAGGGGGAACTGCTGTATTGCCTTCAACAGCTTTGATGCTTGCAGTT CCAGCTCAAATTGCAGGATGTAAAACTATTGTTCTTGCAAATCCTCCCACCCAAGATGGATCAACATGCAAG GAGGTGCTATATTGTGCAAAGAAAGCTGGGGTGACTCACATTCTCAAAGCTGGAGGAGCACAG GCCATATCTGCTATGGCTTGGGGAACAGAAACTTGTCCTAAG GTTGAGAAGATTTTTGGCCCTGGAAATCAATATGTCACAGCTGCAAAAATGATACTTCAA AACAGTGAAGCCATGGTTTCAATCGACATGCCGGCTGGTCCATCTGAAGTTTTAGTCATTGCAGACAAACATGCAATTCCATCTCATGTAGCTGCTGATTTGCTTTCCCAG GCTGAGCATGGCCCTGATAGTCAGGTTGTTCTCGTGATTGCCGGAGATGGTGTGGATCAGAATGCAATTCAAGAGGAGCTCAACAAACAGTGTCAGAGTCTTCCAAGAGGCGAATTTGCCGCGAAAGCACTGAGCCACAGTTTTATCGTGCATGCACGTGATATGCTTGAG GCCATCACTTTCTCAAACATGTATGCACCTGAGCATTTGATTATCAATGTAAAAGACGCAGAAAAGTGGGAGAGTTTTATCGAGAATGCAG GTTCGGTGTTTTTAGGGCCGTGGACACCGGAGAGTGTCGGTGATTATGCAAGTGGGAcaaaccatgtccttcccacttACGGATATGCAAGAATGTATAGCGGTGTGTCATTGGACTCTTTCCTCAAGTACATAACTGTGCAATCTCTCACAGAGGAAGGTCTAAGGAAACTTGGACCATATGTAGAAACGATGGCCGAAGTTGAAGGACTTGAAGCACACAAGCGAGCCGTAACATTGAGACTTCAGGACATAGAAGCCAGACAGGTTTCAAGATGA